The region CGCTGGCTTGGATCATGAGAATCCTTACACTCATCTGACAAAGTTTTATGAACTTTGTTGTACTGCTGGAATTAGCCaagctgaggaagaagctgtATTTCTGAGGCTCTTCCCTTTAACTTTGATTGGGCAAGCAAAGGATTGGTTCTTGGATCAACCACAGACAACTTTAGCTGATTGGAATGAATTGTAAAAGAAATTCATGACCAGGTACTTTTCTGAATCAAAATATATGGATTGTAGAACTGCTATTTCTACTTTTTCCCAAAGTACAGGTGAAAGTTTGCGTGAAGCTTGGGAAAGATACAAATCCATGCTGAGAAGGTGCCCGAATCATGACTTTGATGCCAAGATGCAAATCCATCTTTTCAGAAAAGGTCTTCAACAACAGAGCAGGATAATGGTGGATGCAACTTCAGGAGGTTCTTTGATGACAAAGTCTCCAACTGAGGCCATTCAGATCATTGAGGCTATGGCTCTAAATGACCACCAAGATCAACATATTAGAGGACCACCAAGGAGAGGAGGCGTTCTGGAATTGGGATCAAGTGATGTTATCTTGGCCCAAAACAAGCAACTGCAGCAACAACTGGATGAAGTGAAAAAGACTCTGAGTGATCTTCCCAAACAACTTCGGGAGATGCAAGATTCTTCTTCCAGGAAGCAGGTGAACAGGTGTGATGTGTGTACTAAGGATCATCCAACAGAATACTGTCAATTACAGGAAGAGGAGGTTCACTACCTAGGAAACCAGCAGAGGCAAGGGTACAAGAACAACTATCCCAGGGGAGGTAATCAACAATACAACCAACCTTGGAGGCAAGACACAGGACCATCTTCCAGCAGGGTACCACCAACACCGTACCAAAATCAACAATACCAGCATAATCAACCATTTCAACAACCATCACAAGATAGGACTCCCAAACTGGAGGATACACTAACTCAATTTATGCAGGTTTCGATTTCCAACCAGAAAAATACGGATGCATCCATTAAAAACTTGGAAGTACAGGTTGGACAGATGGCTAAACAATTGAGTCAGCTGACTACTGAGCAGAAAGGGAAGTTCCATGCCAATACAGAAGACAATCCCAGGGAGCATTGCAATGCAATATTCACAAGAAGTGGGAGAGTAGTTGGTGGagagattgatgtggatgaagagaaaaatgagagcCATGATCCAAAAGAGAGTGAAAATGAGGAAGgggttgaaaaagaagaagaaaagaataaaagagaGGTTGTAGAtagagaggaaaagaaaaagagtgaaaaccatgagaaaaagaaagagagtgAGGAAGTCAGGTGGAGTCCGCCTATCCAACGCTTGCCATATCCTCCGAATTCTAAAAAGATTGATCATGAGAGGCAAAAGAGGAGATTTCTAGATATTTTCAGGCATTTGAACATCACAATGCCATTTTCTGAGGCATTGGAGCAAATTCCCTCCTATGGCAAGTACATGAAAGAGCTTTTGAACAAAAAGGACAAGTTGAAAGCACTGCATGAAGATGAGGTGATCCAACTCAATGGACGTTGTAGTGCAATTCTGCAACGCTTACCACCTCCAAAGCATAGAAGTTCCAAGAGTCTTGTCTTGCCGGTTAAACTTGACAACAATCAATCATGTAATGCACTGATAGACTCTGGGGCTACTATCAATTTAATGCCTCTTTCCTTGTTGAAAAGATTGGGAGATGTGGAAGTAGAGCCTACAGGGATGACGCTGCAACTAGCTGATAAATCAGTCAAATTACCTCAAGGAATTGCAGAGAATGTGACTGTGATGGTGGAGCAGCTGAATTTCCCAATAGACTTTGTGGTTGTAGATGTTCCTGAAGACAAAGAGATCCCAATCATTTTAGGGATGCCATTCATTATCACAGCCAGGATAGCATTTGATGTAGATATTGGGATCCTGAAGGTGAGACAAGGTGAAGATGAGGTACATTTTACAGTTTTTAGTGATAATCATCACCGACAAAGCAAAGGTATGGTTTCTTTAATTAAACATGTTGGTTTTGATTTGGAAAAATTATTTGATGAGCATgatccatcatcatcttcaattgATGCATCAAATCACTTGTCTGAGCTTGAAAATGCAAAAACTAAACATTCTGGAAATAAAAACTGTGATTTTGATGCTAAAGAGGATGTAAAGAATGGATTAGGGAAGAAAGGAAGgataagaaagaagaaaaagttttCTAGGATGTGGAAGGTTGTAACTACGTGTCAAAAGTGCTTCAAAGAACTTctgaaaaaggagaaggaaccaaagaggaagaagggaacCATTCCCTCCTCTTGTCTTTGGTCTCCTTGACAAATTGAATTTCAAAGCGTCAAGCTATTGACGTTAAAGAAGCGCTTCCTAGGAGGCAACCCAGTGTTCGGTTAGATTTTACAGTTTTTAGTTATTCTTAGTAAGTGACATggtgattttgtgaagttttagCTAAATCTGTGTTTTTATGTGCTTCACAGCTTTTGATTACCATTTTGAGCATGTTTAGTATAATTTTATGTTCATGTGGTGTGTCTTGAAGTCATTTGATATTTCAGTTCTTAATTCAGTACTTTTTGGAACTTGAGAAGTGATTTGGGGAGATTATGTGTGAATGTATGTTTTCAGACTTCCAACAAGTTTTAAATGTTGTATATAGATGTTATGGAAGCTTAACTTGAGAAGAGAATGAGAATATCAAGATTTGGTATGATGAGTTATGTTTACTGTTTGAAACTTGTCTTTTGTAAGCATGACTTGTGAACTGTCAATGAATGATGGTCAAATGTTGAGTTTTAAAGCATGGACATGTTTTATATAATGTTTTGAACTAAATAAATCCATAGACATGCCTCAGAAGTGGAAAACTCAAAATTTGACCACCTCACTTGTGAACTTTAAAGTTGAGTAAAAAACTGTCAAAGTATGATTGATTTGTGAAATATGGAATGGAGGTTGTGTTGAATGATGATGATCTTGGGCACAAAGATATCTTACAAGGTCTTTTATGAAGAGGGGGGTGTGTGATCTGTGTTAAGTAAGTAGTCTTAAATGGTTAGAATGATGTTTAAAGGAGAAATTTTGCTGCTATGAGGCGCCCAGCGTGTCTCAGAGGATACTCAGCAGCCTGGGCAACACTGGCACGAGCGCCCAGCGCGTCTCAGAGGGTGCTCAGCAGCCTAGGCAACACTGGCACGAGTGCCCAGCGCTCCTCAGAGGCCGCCCAGCACCCTGAtccaattcttaaaaaaaaacaaaaacaaaaacagaaaaaattctttttctttctcacttAAAACACGCACACACTTACACAACACACACAGCACACCCACGAAACTTCTTCCCCTCCCCCTTTTCAAATTTCTTCTCCTTCCACTTTTCAAGCAAGTGATTGCAATCTTCTTCCTCCATCAATCTACTTTCGTTCCATTCCTTTCTTCATCATGTAagttctttttcttctcctctttcCTCTCTTATACATGGAATTCGAACCTAAGCTTAGGAATTGAGGGTTTTCAAAATTGTTTGTCAAGATGCTTGTTTTTGGGTTAGATAAGGAATGAGTTTTGCATGTATATGACCAATTTCATGCTACTTCTTGGTTAGGGTTCCTAATTTAGGATTGAAGTGATGTTGCTATGAACCCTAGAATTAGAAATTGGGGGTTTTTGAAATTTATTGGTTCTTTTTGGAACTAGTTCTTGGAATTCAAGATGCTAAAACATGTTGACAGTATGTGTTtccaatttgagaatttttgttCCACATGAGACATGAATCTTTCATGCTAAGTGTTGCTAATGTGAAGAATTCATGTTAAATGTAAGGTGATGCTTTGTATGTGAATATGATTGTTTGGTCATTAGAATGAGATGAACTTAAGTGAATAGGCTTTTGATTGAAGAATTTCAATGGGATGCTTGTCTTGTGATGAACTTGGATGATTGCAATGTTATGTGAATCTCTTTTACTAATATCTCAGGCTTTGGGCCTTGGATTTTCTGGTTATTTTGCAGGTCTAAAAACAAGCATGCTACAGGGCCATGACTGGACTCTATGAGAGCTTTCAGAGTATCTATGGGTCACACAAAGACTATGTGGGCCTCCCATTTGCAGATTACATGGCAGCTAATCAGTGGCCTGAGGACAGGCCAATTGGCAGAGAGGAGGAGAGCAACACTGATGGATCTGATGAGGAGTAtgaggaggatgatgatgatgcagagGATTGAGGACTCACCATTATTCAGTGACTTTTTAGTTTTCTGCattttatttcagttttagtatttttaaatactTTAGTATGTTGGTACTTTAATTATGTGCTTTGGTTTTAGCACTTTGTTTGATGTTGGTATGCTTAGGTTTATTTTGGGATGGGAGCTCTGTTTTGCTCAAATTTTGGATGACTTTGGAATTGGTTGGTTTAAGAGCAAGCATGAACTATGAAATGCCAACTGAGTGCATGATTTTGTGTTTTTAAATTCATGATCATTGTGTTTTGCACTCACTTGATGCCATGACATGATATTAATGCATTATTCACATGAGGTCTTAGGCTCAATTTGTTTGAAAATGCTTGAAATCAAGGATACATACCTAAGCCGGTGAGGGAGTGTGACCAAACACTAGtgagaagagagaaagtgagaatCATCATTGTTTTACATAGTTGAACTTGCTTGAGTCTCTAATTGTTTGAAATTGCAtggaaatgaaagaaaatgatCAAGGCATTTTGTTCATTAGAGTAAATAACTACTTAGCCATATAGCCTACCTTTACTTAGGAAATCACTTTGTTACCCCACttgagccaaaaaaaaaaaaaaattgaaaatttatttGTTTTGTATATGATCCCAAAGCCTAAAAAGAAGAACAATGTCTCTCCCTCACTTTCTTAGTTAAGAGAGCATGAATGATGGGATTGTATAAATGTGTAAGTTAGGGGGAATGGAAACCATTGAACATATATTATGTTTTGTGTAGTGATTAATGTCAAACTtctcaatctttgttaaaaaaaaatgaagaaagaaatgcgagtataaaaaaaataataaaaaaaaagagaaaaaaaataaggattgagAAGTTGAAAGGGAATGAAAGGGTTGATGAGTCATACAAATGTTAAGAAAATGGTGACAAAAGAGAGAATAGTTGAGAAGAGAGTAAAAGGTAGCTAGATATAAATTGTGATACATGTCGTTTTATGCTCTCTTAACTAGAAAGTATTTGAATATCTAGAAAAACCAATGTTCTTTTGAAACCAGGCCCCATTACAACCCTAGAAAGACCTATGTGATTCTTGATTGACCATGCAGTTTGATGATTACTGAGACGGGTAGCAAGCTTGATTTGTGTGATTCATTGATAGATTTGAGTGAAACACTTACCCTTGAACTCTTGAGTTGTGCATTTGGAAAGTTTTGAGTGAATCCTTGATTAAAAGTAGGAAATTCAAATTGTGCTTAGAATCTCATGATTGGGTATACTTTCTTATCATGGTTTTTGGTTAATTGTTGTGGGCTTCACATGTGCTTAAAATCATGCAatgtgtaaagtttttttaagaTGGTTGTTCATGAGTCATGCTTGTTTAAGAACAAATTGTATATATCTGTTTTGTTTACcaataccttttgtttgagggcAAACAAGGTTCCAAGTtagggggagttgataagtgccatATTTTCCTAGTTTTCATACAcattttaggcacttatctCAAGTGGTTTATGAGAAATCCCTATTAGTTTCTCTCATCTTGATTGGAATTTGTTATTTGATTGAGAGTTAAGCTCAAATGTGTTTTATGACTGAttatattctcaaattttgatgtagGGTCTAAGTTCTCAAGGAAAAAGACATATTTTTATGAGACTTAGAGAATTTCTGGATCAGCAGGGTGCCCAGCGCTTGTCAGTAGCCGCCCAGCGCTTGGGGCGGTTACAGAAACCCAACCTTGAAGTAATTGGGCGCCCAGCACTCTGCACAGATGAAAAAGTTCATTATAAAaggattttcttcattttcagaAAGGGAACGGGGTTTTTGGAGAGAGAATTCGAGAGAGAACATAAAGGGAAGGAACTTAGAACTTGGGTAAGCTTCCATCGAGCTGGAGCTACGCCGAAGTCGGCACGGATCATCACTTCCATCCTATTTCTCTTGTAAGCTTGTCTAGCTTCCATGTCTATGGATAGCTAAGCTTTTCTTTGTTAGGATTTGGTGTAGTACCTTGACTCTATGTATCTAATTTAGTTCTTATGCATATGAATCTATCTATCTCTTGATTTCAATGGTATAATCTTGTTCTTAAAGcttgttgaaggtatgaaaaacggtagaaaggggggggtttgaataacgttttcagtataaaacttccaccttaaagattttgacaaatctttcgagaactttaagtgctaaagataagagatagaaaagcacacaaggattttatcctggttcacttgataaatcactcaagctactccagtccacccgttaaggtgatttcttccttcttagaatgaaggcaatccactaatcaggtaagagttacaactgcacttgaaacctacaagtgactaacaattacactgacttagctcacactaagattcactctcttagtcttctctaggatccgatcagccttgatctcctaaaggaactaaacaaactgtttatcaaagaattgtttacaagagatttgcttctaaaaagctaatagtaaactcaatgaatttcagatgaaagaaaacttagaagaattttagattgtcttgcgtatgtgaatgcttctagccgtttctttcagtcttcagcctctttatatactccaaggattagggttgagcgatgcatgggaaatgctaccgttggagggcagttctggaaaatccagcttctgctgtggctgagaacgttaggtaggtcgtcaggaaggtacagttgcttttgtacttggatagcgacgcgacctttaaacctaggagacttctgatcaggggaatgcttcatattggaacttgtgaagccggttgatcagagtcagagggaaagcatagatcctctgaccattgtatcttctgattctgaactcagagggaagaacatggccttcagagtttcttgcttctggaattcagagtttccactattcagcttctggatcttcagagtcttctacaccatcagaacatctgagccttcagtgtttcttggttatcagactttctggatcttcagaacttctagtgactgagtccacatcagagtttgtataacttcagaacttctgaagcttttccactgttcatactgaacatggtgaatgcgaaagcgttgcttgggtcactctttatacacagtgcttctgatttgtgtgagattgagttgaggtcagagcctgtaaatagcacactcagaaaaacacgttagagtaccacaattgttcatatcaaaaggttaacttgtaatcatcaaaacatagagttgtactactagatcaaaacttgatcttacaatctccccctttttgatgatgacaaaactaagatttttgatgaacaattcttaaacattaaactgaattcactcagagtttagagatatagaataagacttatcctgatgtgaatagtttatcttgctcattctgaattcaagtcacagcttgattctgagcttagctccccctgaatctaatacttgatgaaaacgttagtaaagtctagattctgagctaaataatataagagttcagagtgaaaaatttatgacatagatgaaaatcgagtaatcagagcgcataagtaatcagagtcatggacaaggtatcagagtcttgggtatcagagtcaacttataatcacttcagaagaagtgaaatgtattccttgtatttgccctagtgacacatctatggtcatgaaggtggaattcttaaaatctccaaaagaaaaataaatcacactaacacatcttacacatcaaaaactgggtttactccccctttttgtcataagcaaaaagcttggggtgtgaaaaacttagcttgaagtacaaggtactcccccgtagagaaggtctaagtttaaaggaaatgaaaatgatgcaagaatcagagttaggcgaaataaatagaagagttaatgcaagagaagaacgtttaccaccggtcaagtgagtaaagagaagggtcagttaccaagaacttaacctcgagaaacagTAGGAGCATTacctttcagagagaaagtgaagcctatataaagcgttggagagaaaggtaagcttcacacctcgaacaattatcagtaaagaaaatggcatcatacatcgtagcactagaagagctgaggaagaaggcctttgaggaggacttgttcctgaacatcaggcatccagagggttcaacgaccatcgcggagctgacacggacactgctagaagaggacctgcgtccagaggtgaagagagacctgagggaatttcttgccttcgtggaggaggtgcaagaactcagccggcttgaactcaagctgctggaagaaaaagaaagtttggaagagaagctcaagactgcagaagagattctggagagggatgagctaaaggacaggctcagcaacatccagcatatactggagcgtctggagaaggataggtcagagcagcgccaggagtgcagaagaatgaggagagatcctccattctagacttttagggaaagaatgtatgatgtaaacataaagaaatgatgaataaaaagatttttgcaaacatatgtgacacaaatatatatatatatatatgcatagataatcacaaaagaacaaagcagaataagtaaataaaaagaaacagagtttaacaaagaaaataaaacaacgttaaagaaaaagaaagaaaaaagaagagatcctaaaactaaggtttgtcagttcgtcgcagaagttccatcatcatgtgcttcatctcaatgagcatggattcatgaatgtcaagacgttgttccatgatgtcgagtctggatgagcttgactgagcagaaccggaaggaacattctgagcagcttgagaatcaggaatggaagcagaagcagcaggagtaaacacaactggtgcaagtgcttggcatctaagagcttcagcctcagcttcaagtcgctctgcctctagtctggcttgttcagcttgagctgctgcttgacgtgcagcttcttctgcttgagctttctttctctgagcttcttcaatagcttcaagaagcttatttctctgttcttgttcatgaagagccacccttcgagcaaacctttgcttggcagcctcaatgctctgactgccctctgcatgcaggagctgcatcataattggaacttgagccactagccaagtgcccagattgttccactcatcagc is a window of Lotus japonicus ecotype B-129 chromosome 5, LjGifu_v1.2 DNA encoding:
- the LOC130719209 gene encoding uncharacterized protein LOC130719209, with the protein product MDCRTAISTFSQSTGESLREAWERYKSMLRRCPNHDFDAKMQIHLFRKGLQQQSRIMVDATSGGSLMTKSPTEAIQIIEAMALNDHQDQHIRGPPRRGGVLELGSSDVILAQNKQLQQQLDEVKKTLSDLPKQLREMQDSSSRKQVNRCDVCTKDHPTEYCQLQEEEVHYLGNQQRQGYKNNYPRGGNQQYNQPWRQDTGPSSSRVPPTPYQNQQYQHNQPFQQPSQDRTPKLEDTLTQFMQVSISNQKNTDASIKNLEVQVGQMAKQLSQLTTEQKGKFHANTEDNPREHCNAIFTRSGRVVGGEIDVDEEKNESHDPKESENEEGVEKEEEKNKREVVDREEKKKSENHEKKKESEEVRWSPPIQRLPYPPNSKKIDHERQKRRFLDIFRHLNITMPFSEALEQIPSYGKYMKELLNKKDKLKALHEDEVIQLNGRCSAILQRLPPPKHRSSKSLVLPVKLDNNQSCNALIDSGATINLMPLSLLKRLGDVEVEPTGMTLQLADKSVKLPQGIAENVTVMVEQLNFPIDFVVVDVPEDKEIPIILGMPFIITARIAFDVDIGILKVRQGEDEVHFTVFSDNHHRQSKGMVSLIKHVGFDLEKLFDEHDPSSSSIDASNHLSELENAKTKHSGNKNCDFDAKEDVKNGLGKKGRIRKKKKFSRMWKVVTTCQKCFKELLKKEKEPKRKKGTIPSSCLWSP